GTGGGTTTACAATATCAAATATGACGCTGATGGAACAGTACGGCGTCACAAATCTCGTGTTGTGGCTATGGGGAATAAGCAGCTTGAAGGACAAGTCCTGTCATTAAAATGACTACAGTTCGTTTGCTGCTTCGTCTTGTGGCTGCCAACAACTGGGAAATGTATCAGATGGATGTTAACAACGCTTTTCTTCATGGTGATCTCGAAGAAGAAGTGTACATGAAGATTCCACCTGGTTACCGTCATACTCATCCCAACAAGGTGTGTCGTCTCCGCAAATCCTTGTATGGACTCAAGCAAGCTCCTCGATGTTGGTTCAAGAAGCTTTCTGATTCCCTGTTACGGTTTGGATTTGTTCAGTCTTATGACGATTACTCTCTTTTCTCTTATACACGAAAGGTGATTGAGCTACGTGTTCTTGTTTATGTGGATGATTTACTTATTTGTGGTAACCACAGTCATATGCTCCAGAAGTTCAAAGAGTATCTTGGGAAGTGTTTTTCCATGAAAGACTTGGGGAAGTTAAAATATTTTCTTGGCTTTGAAGTAAGCAGAGGTCCGGAAGGTATTTTTGTGTCCCAACGCAAGTATGCGCTAGACATTGTTACTGATACAGGCAATCTTGGTTGTCAGCCTGCAGCTACTCCACTCGAGCAAAACCACAAGCTTGCCATTAGTACGAGCCATGTCTTAACAGATCCAAAGAAATATCGCAGGCTCATGGGACGTTTGATTTATCTGGTTCACACTCGACCAGAGTTGAGCTACTCAGTTCACGTGTTGTCGCAGTTTATGAAAAAGCATCGCCAGGATCATTGGCAAGCTGCTCTTCGTGTTGTTCGGTTTATTAAAGGTTCACTTGGACAGGGAATTATGTTTAGTTCATCGGCTGACTTATCTCTGACAGTGTTTTGTGACTCTGACTGGTCGTCATGTCCTCTCACCAGGCGGTCTCTTAGTGCGTTTGTGGTTATGCTTGGTGATTCTCCGATCTCGTGGAAGACTAAGAAGCAGAAAACGGTGTCTCATTCTTCCGCTGAGGCCGAATACAGGTCTATGGCAGCTGCGTTGCGTGAAGTCAAGTGGCTTCGGAAGTTGTTAAAGGGGTTGGATGTCGAACAAAAGTCTACTCGCTTCTTCTGTGACAGTAAAGCTGCCATACACATAGCTTCTAATGTTGTCTTTCATGAGCGTACCAAACACATTGAAAATGACTTTAATGCTGTTCGGGATGCGGTTCAAGCTGGTCTGATTAAGCTTCACCACATTCGGACTCAAGATCAAGTTGCTGATATACTCATAAAGGCGTTGGGGCGTGCACAATTTCGTAACTTGTTGTCCAAGTTGGGCATTCATGATCCTCATGCTCCAACGTGAGGGGGAGTATTACGATAATCATCGTATATTATACTTTGTGATAAATATGATTAGTTAGAGATAATGTTTATCGGTTTGATAAGCCGACTTATGTGATGTATATATACTTTGCCTTGAGCACATTAATAAAACAAGTCTTATAGTTAAGTTCGATATCCTCTTCTACATATATACATCAAAAGATTTCAAAAGTTACCAAGCAGCAAGCACATTATTTCCGTTTAAAGACTATTTATCATCCATAGTCAACAATAATTTCAATCAGACCAAATGGCAGAGACAATGTGGGGTTGTGGATTCGAGCAGCTACTCAAAGACCATTTTGGAACGTGTCTATTTTGTTGTCCCTTTGTCAGCGGAAGTCTGGCTCTTTCCCTAACTCTATATTCAACGGTGCTGCCATTTACACCCCTGATATAGTGGGCTATAGAGGGTGATTGGTAGTTGTTGTAGGTGCTGTCCACAGCCCTATTTATTTCTAAAGCACCAAATTCAGAGTTTATTTCTAAAGCACCAAATTCAGAGCAATCAAGCTTTAAATTTTTTTTTTTGAAACCACAGGTCTTGAAATAACATACAGCTGTACAAGTGCTCTGCAGAGCCAAATATTTAAAGCAATTTTTTAGTGCTTTCCATAAAATTCTACAACAATAAAATCTAAAGCCACATTAAAAAATCTACAAATTTTTTTCTACAGCAAAAATTTCAAGGATACAGTCCTTACCAATCAGACCATAAAAAGTCTTTATGAGCCTCATAACTCATATTTGAAAAGCCCATGAAAAAATTAAATAGATACTTCTACATGAACAAAAGATGTAAACTCTGTCCATCACTACCATGATCATCTACGTTAGGATGTACAATTACATTCCAATTGCCTGGTTACCTTTTTTTTCCTCTCCACGCTTTCCATTATCTTGTTTCTTGTAAGATGCTTACCAATAGAACTCGTAATTTAGATACTTTAATACTGTTTGTTGTTTAATGTTTATAAAATCTATCTAGATATTACTTTCAAAATCATTACACAGAAATAATGTATTATATTCAAATTATTAACGAATATTCAAACTATAGTATCTACAAGACAACTTGCAAAACCATATCCACACCAAACTATGAATACTTGGAAAGTCCAAACATTGTGGACCAAGAAGATATTGCTCGTGTAAAAGCATGCACAAAGACTTCATGTGGTTCTAAAGGAGGGAAACCTAATAGGTCCCATGAAGTCTTGTTGCTTGAAAAGCGGTGCCTATTATATATCCAAAATGAATGAGCCATCACTTTTCATGTTGCCCCATTTACACATCTCGACAAGAGGTTTGGCACAGGTGCGCCATAAATGCAACAATCAAATTGGACCCACGAAATGCAACTTGAGTTTTGATAGATTCTTATCCAAAAATGATATCTTTAGTACATTTCTCTAATCTAACTTACCTCAAAAAAAACTATATCTTATGTCGCTCTCCTCCTTATTTAGTTATTTGTAGAATGCAAATGGGAATATTAAATGGGCCCACGAAAACAACGACGCCAATCAACTTCCCATATTTAATAAAATACCCCTATTGCCACGTCAGTCTTACTTGGATTTGACCCCAAAAAGCGTTGGAAAAATATTATTTAATCCAATAAGGCAAAAATATTCACTACGTGTAAGTCTGTGATGGAATCAACGATATTACTTAAAGCCCCTCAAAGTCTTATTTTTGTTAATCATCTGTTCCGAAGTATAGTTTTATTAAATAACCCAATGCCGCCCAATTCCAAAGTGTATTCAAATAGTTTGAAAGTTGGTGTATGTAATATTCGTGTATACAACTAGCCAGTTAAGCATTTTATTAACAACTTTTTAGGTTTTTTTCATGTTATCAATTATGATATTAAATATAATTTCTTATAGCTACTGAAAAGAGTAATTTAGAAACTGTTTGGCTAATTTTAGTTAATTTGAAAAGATTTACTTATTCCATATTTTCAAAATAAATGAATAACTTTGCATTTATCTGCCTTTACTACATGAAAATTATAAAAAATACATTGAACAATACAATAAAATAATCTCTCAAAATATTTATTAATTGGTTTATATTAACTAAACTGAAGCAAAAAAATACATCACTTGAAAATTGAGATATATATATTCATTACAAGTTGCATGGATTTTTCATCGTAGTCGAAGCACGACTTTTGAATACTTAAGTTTTATAATCATTAACTCTTTATAAGGGTTTGTTCTCGAAAGAGTTATAAGAATCTTAACCCTCAATTAATAAAAATAATAATCAAAAACCATGTGTATTTGCATATCTTAACCATCTTGATCTTTACATGGAATCATTTTTTTCTCATCCCTTTTGCCCAAAAAAAAATTGCAATGAGAAATATAGGACTTCATAGAACGAATCAAAAGTATTTGGTGTGAATAAGAATACGCTATTCTTGTCGGGGCCTTGGGAGGTAATATGATATATTTTACAAATTAAAAGAAATGAAAAGAACACATTAAATGCAAAAGACTGACCAATCGGATAAGAAGAAACTTTTGTACGCAAGAACAAGAAGTTGAAACCCAAAAATGGAAAAGACTCTCTCTCTCGAAGAAATCTCCTGCAACCATCTTTGGTCGGAGCTGGCCGAAGAGACCAATGGAACAACAGCGAAGGGAATGATGAACCGTAGTGACTCAGAGTGGGCATTCCAACGCTTCATCCAAGAGTCCTCCTCTGCTGGAGAAGCTGCGTATGGCGTTTCCGTCTCTGGACCTCCTTCTCCGAGTGTTCCTGTAGATTCTGAGGAATACAGAGAGTTCCTTAAGAGTAGACTCAACTTAGCTTGTGCTGCTGTCGCCATGAAAAGGGTAAGCAACTAAGTCTCTCTCTAGTCTCTTCACCCTTCAGTTTTAGTAGCTTCTTGTTTAGACTAAGTTTCAAAGTTTTGATTTATTAGTGAGAACATGTTCTGAAGATAAGAAGAGTATATGGCTACAAAATCAAATGATAGGATCCAAGAAAATCAAACCTTTTATCATTTGACTTGTACTAGAAGTCTAGAACTAAGCTTATTTTGTTCTTCAATTTGAGTCTTGTGATCTTATATAGGATATGATTTGAGTCTGTGAGATTTATATTTTTCTTTTGAAAATTGATTTTGAATTGGAAAAATAAAGATTAAAATTTTGCTATTATCTTCCCTAAGATTTTACACTATTTTTGATAATTGAGTTGTTGTGTTACTATGTGAAACTTGATAGGGAGCTTTCAGCAAACCTCAGGATACATCTGTTAGATCTGAGAATGGTGGAGCATATACATCCACTGCTTCAGACCAAGGCTCTCTTGCTTCTTCCAAAGGTTTTTTTTTTGTAATTCCTCAAACAGTTATCTAATGTTTTCTGAATTCATTTACCTATGAGATGAGCCCTTTAAAGATGCTTTTGATAGTTATTGTGTTTGTTAAATGCGTGCATTAACAAATGCTAATGGAACCAAGTGGATCTGAGCTCTCTGGTGACGAAGAAGAAGCTGACGGTGAAACTAATATGAACCCCACCAATATTAAGCGTGTCAAAAGGTTTGGATTAATATGTACTATTGCCTCTCAGAAGAGAAAATCTTGCTTGAAAATGATTGTTTGTTTATCTGTTGTAATTACAGGATGCTCTCTAACAGGGAATCGGCTAGGCGGTCCAGAAGAAGAAAGCAAGCACACCTCAGTGAACTTGAGACACAAGTATGTTACTCTTCCCCTCATTTGTTTCTTTCTTTTTCACCTTTCTCAGCTCACTTATTACAATCTCTCTGATAGGTTTCACAGCTGCGTGTGGAGAATTCAAACCTCATGAAGGGTCTCACCGACGTAACTCAGACCTTCAACGACGCAGCTGTAGAGAAAAGAGTTCTCAAAGCCAATATCGAGACGCTACGAGCAAAAGTAAAAATCCATTTTCCTAACTTAACAGACTATAATATGACTCTGTTGAATAAACATGTTTTTTTTTTTAATTTTGCAGGTGAAAATGGCTGAGGAGACAGTGAAGAGACTCACAGGCTTCAACCCAATGTTCCACACTATGCCTCAGGTTTCAACTGTCTCTAATCCTTCAGAGACGTCAGATTCTGTAGACACAAGCGTGCAAGTGACCACACCGGAGATCAGCTCAGGGAACAAAAACAAGGCCTTGACCGGATGCAAAATGAACAGGACAGAGTCGATGCGTAGAGTTGCGAGTTTGGAGCATCTGCAGAAACGTATTCGCAGCGTTGGTGATCAGTAGCTTGTGAATAAAAACAAACTTGTTCTGTAACATTGTCACAAGTGAGATAATGAGACAAAGGTTATATGTTCTGTATATATGTATTCCCTTGTGGATTGCTTAGTTATCTCTACTTCTGTTTTCCTCTTATGTTCAATCTTATCTCCAACATCTGCACCATCTTGTAAATACTACCAAGTTAACAAAAGAAAACCAATCTCAATCTTCATCAATATTATGTAGTGAATGATGCTGAGGTAGTGTAAACCTTATAATGTAAATATTTATTAAGCTACAAAAGAAAAAAAAATGAAAAATGATAATTTGAATTGATTTGATTTTTATTAAGTTTTAAATGATTTTAAGTAAAATGATAATTTACTATGATTATTGTTACATCATTCTAAAATCTCATCTAAAACTATAAAATTTGGATTTTGTTTTTCTTAATTATGAAACTCTACCAAACATTCTTAAATGAGTACGAAAAAGATTCTAAAATACACAACTTAAAATATATTCAATAACAATAAATTTAAAAGTAGTTTATCAAATAACAATTTTAATAACACTAGATTTTGAATATTTAAAAATCATGTTTGAATAACTGTCATTTTAATACAAATCACCTTAAACTTTGAATACACTCCCTAAATTTTCTAAAACTATTTAATTCCTGTTAGTGAACTTAGTAGAATTAATCATGTTTATCTGCAAATTTGATAATAATAAAACATTTGCTAGTATCAATATTATTAATTCAGGATCACTGCTAATATTTACCCTTACTTTTACATGGCATATTACTTAAAATGCCATTGTATTTTCAAAAAATAAATACTCCTCATTAACGGTAGAATGGTAATTTAAGATATGGACTAACAAGTAACCACGAAAATCGTGGGTGGGACCGTTACATATATACATCGACTATTAGACTAAATTAAAAATATTCATCTGTTTTTTTTTTTTTGTCATCTGAAATTTACATTCATCATAAAGTTTAACAAAACAACCCCTTTAAACAAAAAGCCATAAATATTCATCTGTTTATTGTGCTGTTATTTATTATCGGGTTCTTTCCAAAATATAATGAAACACCAAACCAATAACATCGAATTTCATCTTTATATTGGTATGAAAATTTTAAATTTCAACCGACCCCACTCATCAATTTAAACAGATTGACATGTCAATATTGAATAATTAAATAATTTATTAGAGAATATATCATCAACCAATAATAAGCATCAACAGTTAAATAATTTTATGTACAATTTTATAAATTCTAAACATAAATTTAAGTAAGTATTCATACAAAATAACATAGTTCATGGGTTTATAATATATATTTTAAACATGGTATTAAAAATCTATCTTATTAAATTAGAAACATAACACCTTCTTTTAAGTGAATTTTTATGGTGGATCTCATATTTTAATACATAAAATATATTAGACATTAGAATATAATAAAATTCACTGAGCAATTATGTAATAATTGTTTTAAAAAATTTAACTTCATAATTCACAAAAAAATCAAAATACAAGTTTATAGCAATTTTTGCGTTACAATAAAAAAATTACAATCCGCGTTTGCAAAGGAATAAAAATCTGTCCGCCCGGGCGAGTCATGATCTAGTTTTCCTATTAATTTCTACTTTTCTACGTATGAAATGAGTTTTGTACTGCATGTAGAGTTGAGACAATAAGAGCAGGTTTATTGATGTATCTTAATGGTGTATCTTATGTTAAATGGGATTAAAAGAAATAGAAGAAAAGAGAATTAGCCAAAAGACGTCTCCTAATTAAGGCCGAGAAGGGGCGTCTCTTGAGCGCCACGTGTCAGCCATCAATGGGAGAAAGGAGGGGTGTCCGCGTTGCTTCGGTTTCGTTTCTTCTTTTCTTTTTTTCTCTCCGGTTGTCTCCTCTCCTAGGCGAAAAGGCGATTCGACTGTCCTTCGGTGGCGCTCGTCAACGGAACGCCGTGTCTCTCTGTGGCTCTTATCGATAAAGGAAATCGGCGTCCTTTGTATCGGTTACTCTCGTCGACGAAGGAAGCCGGCGACATCTCTCTCCTTGTCGCTCCCGGAGACGAAGTCAGTCGGCGACATGTCTATCCGGCGGCTCTCTGAGACGAAGGAAAGCGGCGAGATCTCTCTCATGGTGGCTCTCGGAGTGTTTAGGAAAGCGGTGAACGGTGACATCTCTCTCCTGGTGGCTCTCGGANNNNNNNNNNNNNNNNNNNNNNNNNNNNNNNNNNNNNNNNNNNNNNNNNNNNNNNNNNNNNNNNNNNNNNNNNNNNNNNNNNNNNNNNNNNNNNNNNNNNNNNNNNNNNNNNNNNNNNNNNNNNNNNNNNNNNNNNNNNNNNNNNNNNNNNNNNNNNNNNNNNNNNNNNNNNNNNNNNNNNNNNNNNNNNNNNNNNNNNNNNNNNNNNNNNNNNNNNNNNNNNNNNNNNNNNNNNNNNNNNNNNNNNNNNNNNNNNNNNNNNNNNNNNNNNNNNNNNNNNNNNNNNNNNNNNNNNNNNNNNNNNNNNNNNNNNNNNNNNNNNNNNNNNNNNNNNNNNNNNNNNNNNNNNNNNNNNNNNNNNNNNNNNNNNNNNNNNNNNNNNNNNNNNNNNNNNNNNNNNNNNNNNNNNNNNNNNNNNNNNNNNNNNNNNNNNNNNNNNNNNNNNNNNNNNNNNNNNNNNNNNNNNNNNNNNNNNNNNNNNNNNNNNNNNNNNNNNNNNNNNNNNNNNNNNNNNNNNNNNNNNNNNNNNNNNNNNNNNNNNNNNNNNNNNNNNNNNNNNNNNNNNNNNNNNNNNNNNNNNNNNNNNNNNNNNNNNNNNNNNNNNNNNNNNNNNNNNNNNNNNNNNNNNNNNNNNNNNNNNNNNNNNNNNNNNNNNNNNNNNNNNNNNNNNNNNNNNNNNNNNNNNNNNNNNNNNNNNNNNNNNNNNNNNNNNNNNNNNNNNNNNNNNNNNNNNNNNNNNNNNNNNNNNNNNNNNNNNNNNNNNNNNNNNNNNNNNNNNNNNNNNNNNNNNNNNNNNNNNNNNNNNNNNNNNNNNNNNNNNNNNNNNNNNNNNNNNNNNNNNNNNNNNNNNNNNNNNNNNNNNNNNNNNNNNNNNNNNNNNNNNNNNNNNNNNNNNNNNNNNNNNNNNNNNNNNNNNNNNNNNNNNNNNNNNNNNNNNNNNNNNNNNNNNNNNNNNNNNNNNNNNNNNNNNNNNNNNNNNNNNNNNNNNNNNNNNNNNNNNNNNNNNNNNNNNNNNNNNNNNNNNNNNNNNNNNNNNNNNNNNNNNNNNNNNNNNNNNNNNNNNNNNNNNNNNNNNNNNNNNNNNNNNNNNNNNNNNNNNNNNNNNNNNNNNNNNNNNNNNNNNNNNNNNNNNNNNNNNNNNNNNNNNNNNNNNNNNNNNNNNNNNNNNNNNNNNNNNNNNNNNNNNNNNNNNNNNNNNNNNNNNNNNNNNNNNNNNNNNNNNNNNNNNNNNNNNNNNNNNNNNNNNNNNNNNNNNNNNNNNNNNNNNNNNNNNNNNNNNNNNNNNNNNNNNNNNNNNNNNNNNNNNNNNNNNNNNNNNNNNNNNNNNNNNNNNNNNNNNNNNNNNNNNNNNNNNNNNNNNNNNNNNNNNNNNNNNNNNNNNNNNNNNNNNNNNNNNNNNNNNNNNNNNNNNNNNNNNNNNNNNNNNNNNNNNNNNNNNNNNNNNNNNNNNNNNNNNNNNNNNNNNNNNNNNNNNNNNNNNNNNNNNNNNNNNNNNNNNNNNNNNNNNNNNNNNNNNNNNNNNNNNNNNNNNNNNNNNNNNNNNNNNNNNNNNNNNNNNNNNNNNNNNNNNNNNNNNNNNNNNNNNNNNNNNNNNNNNNNNNNNNNNNNNNNNNNNNNNNNNNNNNNNNNNNNNNNNNNNNNNNNNNNNNNNNNNNNNNNNNNNNNNNNNNNNNNNNNNNNNNNNNNNNNNNNNNNNNNNNNNNNNNNNNNNNNNNNNNNNNNNNNNNNNNNNNNNNNNNNNNNNNNNNNNNNNNNNNNNNNNNNNNNNNNNNNNNNNNNNNNNNNNNNNNNNNNNNNNNNNNNNNNNNNNNNNNNNNNNNNNNNNNNNNNNNNNNNNNNNNNNNNNNNNNNNNNNNNNNNNNNNNNNNNNNNNNNNNNNNNNNNNNNNNNNNNNNNNNNNNNNNNNNNNNNNNNNNNNNNNNNNNNNNNNNNNNNNNNNNNNNNNNNNNNNNNNNNNNNNNNNNNNNNNNNNNNNNNNNNNNNNNNNNNNNNNNNNNNNNNNNNNNNNNNNNNNNNNNNNNNNNNNNNNNNNNNNNNNNNNNNNNNNNNNNNNNNNNNNNNNNNNNNNNNNNNNNNNNNNNNNNNNNNNNNNNNNNNNNNNNNNNNNNNNNNNNNNNNNNNNNNNNNNNNNNNNNNNNNNNNNNNNNNNNNNNNNNNNNNNNNNNNNNNNNNNNNNNNNNNNNNNNNNNNNNNNNNNNNNNNNNNNNNNNNNNNNNNNNNNNNNNNNNNNNNNNNNNNNNNNNNNNNNNNNNNNNNNNNNNNNNNNNNNNNNNNNNNNNNNNNNNNNNNNNNNNNNNNNNNNNNNNNNNNNNNNNNNNNNNNNNNNNNNNNNNNNNNNNNNNNNNNNNNNNNNNNNNNNNNNNNNNNNNNNNNNNNNNNNNNNNNNNNNNNNNNNNNNNNNNNNNNNNNNNNNNNNNNNNNNNNNNNNNNNNNNNNNNNNNNNNNNNNNNNNNNNNNNNNNNNNNNNNNNNNNNNNNNNNNNNNNNNNNNNNNNNNNNNNNNNNNNNNNNNNNNNNNNNNNNNNNNNNNNNNNNNNNNNNNNNNNNNNNNNNNNNNNNNNNNNNNNNNNNNNNNNNNNNNNNNNNGAGCATGTATCATACTCCATAATATGATAGTAGAAAACGAACGAGATCAACACACTCAATACGATGTTTCAGATTTCCAGCAAGGAGAAGGCAGCAGAAGTTCACATGTCGATCTCACATATTCAACAGATACCCCTACAAATATCGCCAATCAGATGGGTGTTCGAGTAAGAATTCGTGATAAACAAGCGCATCAACAACTGAAACGTGATTTGGTTGAACATATATGGCGTAAATTTGGACGTGATCAAGACAGCAACTGAACTTAGATGCCGCTTTCAAATTATTATCGTTTATTTTAGTTATCTTTATTTTCATGTTTTTATGTTTTTTTAAAAAAAATCTATGTTTAAAATCTTATGTTTGACTTTGTTTTATTTAATAAATAAACTTTATCCTTTAAAAAAAATTGTTTAAATTTTAGTTTAATATTTTTTTAATTGTTAAGAACTTTAATTAAGAAACTACCAATAAACCCCTATAATTAAGTGTATCTTAATTGTCTCTTAGTTTAATGATAATCATTAAAAAATCATTAGGGCCCACTTAATAAACACTTGAGAGTTTTGCCTATAAACATGTTCTAAGAAGATTAATTTAGTTTCTATAACATTTCTGAATATTTAATTGGATAAAAACTCATAGAAAACACACATAACATCAGAACCAGAAGATAGCAGTAATGGCGACAAATGTTGCGACTCTTTCTTCTCTCACAGCAGTTTCTTTGCCTCTCTCATCATCTCGCTCTTCCTTCTACTACAACTGCTTCACTGTGACGACTCGACCATACACCCGTTCTCTAGTGGCGTTCCGACCGGAGCAGAGGAGAAATGCACTAACTTGTAATGCTCTGTTTGGTCTCGGTGTCCCTGAGCTAGCTGTGATCGCTGGAGTCGCTGCGTTGCTGTTCGGACCTAAGAAGCTTCCTGAGATTGGCAAGAGTCTTGGCAAAACCGTCAAAAGCTTTCAACAGGTTTGCTCATTATTAGAAACACTGGTACAACTTTGGAACTTGAAAGTTTCAGTTTTTTTTTTAGCTGCTACAGTTTTTGATGCGTTTTCTTCACTAGAACCAAAGAATATGAATGCAGTTTATTGTGCCAGTTCATGTGAAAAGCTTGTTGCTAGTAGTTTGAATTGGTGTTATAAGGAGAAATGTGTTTTGAAATTTTTTATGTTTTCAAGTGATTTAGTTCTTCTTGTATGGGTTCTGTCTTGCTGTTGTGAAACAGTTCACTATGACACAGTAAGATTTTTAAAACAAATGTTGTTATGTTACACAAGAATAGTAGCTTAATTATATTTCTATAAACCTTACTGCCAAGTGTTGGTTCTTCCGAGATATTTAGCTTCTACTTGTATATTTTGTGTTCCTTTTAGCTCTTGTGTTTTATATATGAACTTGATGCAGAGGGTTGTGGATTTTTTTGTAATGATGTAGGCTGCAAAAGAGTTCGAGTCTGAGCTTAAGACAGGAACCTGAAGACTCTGTTGCTGACTCATCTCCGGTAGCAATGAGCAACAAAGCAGAGGAAAAAACTGAGGTTTCCTCAAGCTCCAAGGACAATGTATAAATATGACAAGACTTTAGGCTTTGCTTTTCTTGTAGCTACAACAGTTTAAGAAATGAGTTTAGATCAAATACTCTTTTGTTCAAGGAAGCAGAGTAGTGTTCCCTATAAGAATTGGTTCCATGATGTTTGAATCTGTAAAGCTCTGCTTCTTAAGAACCTAAAATAAAGACTGCACAAAATAGATCAAAGATGTAATTCTAGTAATGACCGAGGTAAAATGGAAAGAGTACAGAGAGCTCTGCAGTAAACTAACATATGGTGGAATTGAAACAGAAACAAAAGTACAAAAATTTTCTCATGACACTCCAAGATCCTGTTCTGGATATTACAATTCCAAAT
This genomic interval from Brassica oleracea var. oleracea cultivar TO1000 chromosome C2, BOL, whole genome shotgun sequence contains the following:
- the LOC106324456 gene encoding uncharacterized mitochondrial protein AtMg00810-like, translated to MTTVRLLLRLVAANNWEMYQMDVNNAFLHGDLEEEVYMKIPPGYRHTHPNKVCRLRKSLYGLKQAPRCWFKKLSDSLLRFGFVQSYDDYSLFSYTRKVIELRVLVYVDDLLICGNHSHMLQKFKEYLGKCFSMKDLGKLKYFLGFEVSRGPEGIFVSQRKYALDIVTDTGNLGCQPAATPLEQNHKLAISTSHVLTDPKKYRRLMGRLIYLVHTRPELSYSVHVLSQFMKKHRQDHWQAALRVVRFIKGSLGQGIMFSSSADLSLTVFCDSDWSSCPLTRRSLSAFVVMLGDSPISWKTKKQKTVSHSSAEAEYRSMAAALREVKWLRKLLKGLDVEQKSTRFFCDSKAAIHIASNVVFHERTKHIENDFNAVRDAVQAGLIKLHHIRTQDQVADILIKALGRAQFRNLLSKLGIHDPHAPT